The Methanobrevibacter sp. TLL-48-HuF1 genomic sequence GACCTGATCTGAGACATTAAACCACCTTTATTGTTCAATTATTGTTTCATCAATAGCTATACCAAAATGTCGGGCATTTGATTCAACATATACTTTAACTTCATCCCCTACTTTTATATCAGCTACTGATAGAGGATTATCATCAGCATCAACTATTCTAATTGTTTCTGCATTCTGAAGAAGTGTTCTGATTGTTTTACCTTCATATTCTGCTTCAATTAATATTAAAGGTCTTCTTTCAATTTTACTTCTTCCGACATAGGCAGTTCTTGTTTCCCCTTTTGTATTAACAATTAAAACTTCATCTCCAGCAACAAGTTCTGATAAGTATCTTGTTTTATTGCCTGGAACCATTACATATGCCTGAACAGGACCTGCATTTACTCTGAATGGTCTTGATGCTACATATTCACTTTCAAGTGACTCACTATGTACTAAAAATAATGATTTGGAATATGATCCAATTAACATACCTTCTCCAGGTTTCATCATGTCAGTAGTGTCAACACAGACTCTATCACCGGAACCTAATGGTTTAACATTAGTAACAGTAGCTACTTTTAAATCATATTTTATTTTAGAAGCATCTACAACTAACTGTGCTATTTTTTTAATCTGATTAAAATCATTTGCTTCAAATATTACTCCATCAGTACCATGCTCTAAAGTTTCAACAGCTAATTTAGCACCGTCTTCATCTGCTACTGCAGCTATTATTTCCACATCCTCTTTTTGCAAGTCTGCAATAATATTTTCCAATGGAATAACTGTCCAGTCAGTACTTATTAAAATAATGTAATCAGCAACAGAACCTAAACTGACAGCTAATTGCTCATGATTTTTATCTGTGATTTCCACATAAGCACAAACAGTTTTGCCTTCTCTTTTAGCTTTTTTTGCTTCCTGTAAATCTTGTGATTGATTCAAATCTTCACTAAGGATTAAAGATCCGTCACCTTCACCATTTATTCCAACAAGATAAATGTCTGCATCATCACTGTTAGCTACTGTTTTTACATTACCTAATTTTTGGATTTTATCACAGTCTTCCAAATCCAAGACATAGCTGATGCCTGATTCCAATGCAGTTGTAATCATTTCTTTTTTATCATCCCATGGTTTATTTGGAGTCATTATCCAAGCGAATTTATTTTCCACAAAATCACCTTATTTCAAGAATTTTAAAGCTTCATCTACTTCTAAATTATTATGTACCACTTCTGAAATAGCTCTGGTTATTTTACCCGGATTTTCAGCCTGGAAAAGATTACGTCCAAATGCTACACCTGCTCCACCAACTTCAATAGAATCCTTTACCATCTGCAATAATTCTTCATCAGTGTCGACTTTTGGACCTCCTGCTATTACTACAGGTACTAATGCTCCTTCAACTACTTCTTTAAATGAATCAGGATCACCAGTATAATTAGTTTTTACAATATCTACACCAAGTTCTGAACCTACACGTGCAGCATGTTTAACTAACTCTACATCATGTTCATTTTCCACTTTCTGACCTCTTGGGTACATCATAGCTAAAAGAGGAATTCCCCAGTAGCTGCAGGTTTCAGAAATTTCCCCTAATTCCTGTAACATTTCACTTTCTGTTTCACTGCCTAAATTAACATGAACAGATACTGCATCTGCACCTAACTGAATAGCTTTTTCAACAGAAGTAACTATTACTTTATTATTTGGATTTGGTGCTAAGGAAGTACTTGCAGATAAATGTACAATAAGACCAATATCTTTACCGTATCCTCTGTGGCCCTGTTCTACAATACCTTTATGCATAAGTATTGCATCTGCTCCACCTTGGGAAATGCTTTCAACAGTTTTGTCTATATCTATAATACCCTTCATTGGGCCATCAGAAACTCCATGGTCCATTGGAGCTATTACAGTTCTACCGGTATGTCTGTTAATGATTCTTTCTAAACGAATCTTTTTACCAATCATCATATTTAATACCTCATTTATAACTATGAGTAATATTATCTTTAATGCACTATATAAACATTAATACATCATATAAAAAAAGCTAATTTTAGGTTAAAAATATAAAAAACATTAGTTAAAAAAAGTTAAAAAAGTATCAAATTAATGATACTTTCTATTTATTCTCTTTTAAATGATACACCAATAATAGAGAATAATGCTAATATAAGAATAGCTACTGGAATACCGGTTTTTGCTAAATCAGATGAAGAAGTAGTAGCTTGACTATCATTAAATACTACATCATCAGCACCATCACCAGTAACATGAACACTATTTGAATCAGGAGTATTCACAACTGTATCTTTTGAATTATCATCATTATCTACAGTAGTGTTTGTTGAATTATCTCCAGTGTCTACTGTAGTATTGGTTGTATTTGTATTGTTAACAGTTGTATTAGTTGAATTTGTAGTGTTAACAGTAGTATTTGTAGTATTAGTACCATTTACAGTAGTATTAGTTGAATTTGTAGTGTTAACAGTTACATTTGAGGAATTGGTAGTGTTAACAGTTACATTTGAGGAATTTGTAATATTTACAGTGACATTACTTTGATTTGTAATATTTACTGTACCATTAGTTCCATTAGTAACATTTAAAGTACCATTAGTAGTTACATTTGTTGTATTTCCAGTTGTTATATTAGTGGAATTTACATTATCAGTACTGTTTGATGAATTAGTAGTATTATTTACAGTACTTGCATTTTTATCAGTTACAACAGATTCATTTCCATGATCTGGAATAACTGGAGTATTATTATCATTATCGCTTATAATTGCATCATTTACAGCATCAATATCAACTGCACCTACAGTACTTAATGAAAGTAAAGCTACAATTAAAGCAGTTATTAAATATTTCATATTCATTTTTTAAAATCTCCTAAAAATTAAAATACACATAAAGTATACATAATTTATATTAGTCAAAATAATATATAAAGATTATGGTTAATTTATTTTAAAATTATCAAAGTGTAATCAGATAAATCTTTAAAAAATTTTTATACAAACACCCCATTAACAATATAAATAGCATATAATATCCAAACTAATATTTTAAAAGAAATAAAGCAAAATAAATGAAAAAATATTCAAAGTTAAACACAATATAAATAAAAGTTAAAAATAATATATGCAACTATGAAAATGATATTAATTCATTCAATGAAGATTACAATTTCTACAAAGCCAAAAAAATAAAAAGAAATCCAAATTAATGAATTTCCTTTAATTTACATAATCTATTCCACAAATTCTTTTAAACGCACATTTATTACAATGTTGATCTTTTTGACGAGGATATTTATTTTCATCAATATTCTTTGCCACAGTATCCATTTCTTGCATAATCTCATTAATCTTATCATAATCCACAGGAATGCCCACTAATTTCCTTGATTTAATTGCATAAACTTTTAGTTCACTAATTTCTTTATTTTTCCATTCCTCTAATGATTTTAAAACACCAACATAAACATACAACTGTTTTTTATGCCATTTCATATATTTAGCTTCAGAACTAGTATATTTATAATCCAATAAACCAATTTTACCATCATCAGTTTCATATATTAAATCAATAGCTCCGGTTATACCATAATCTTTATTTTTTACATTAAATTGAACTTCAGAATCAATTACTTTTATTTTATTTCCAAATGTATGATAATAATGAATAACATTATCAACAATATCATCTAATTTATCTGTTTTTAATTTCTGTTTTCTATCATAAGCAATGTTGGGATTTGTGTAGAACAAGTTTTCAACAATGTTTTTGACCTCATCATCACCCAAATATTCACCAGTAGCTTTTATGCGTTTATTAATTACTTCTAAAGCTTTATGAATTACTTTACCATAAGTAATTTGAGTTTTATCAGAAATTTTAAAATGAAAATGATTTAATAATTTGTTTCTAAACGGACATTGAAGATATGATTTTAAAGAAGTGAAACTTAACTCTAATAATTCCTCTTCAAAATCTGGTTTTTTACAAACGGTTTTTGGAATTTCAATTTCTTTTGCTTGAAGAGACATAGCATAATTCTTATTTATAAGTAAATCTTCAACTAAAGAAGAACCTTTATAAGTAATTTCATTTTCTTTATCTGATGGAGGAACAAGTGAAGATAAAACTAAAATGTCTTGAGCTCTTGTCATTGCAACATAAATTATCCTATTTTCTTCTTCTTCATGAATTAAAACTTCTTCTGACTCATTTTCAAAATCTTTATATTTTAAAAACTCATATGGAGTAAAAAAAGCAGGTTTTCCATGAATATAACCATTATCAGGATTTGGACTTATAAATTTAGATGGGAATTTTTTATCAGAAAATGAAGCTACAATAACAACTGGAAACTCCAATCCTTTAGCTTTATGAACAGTCATTAATTGAACACCATTAGGATCCACATTTGAAGATCCATAATCCTCAATATTAGTATATAAAAACCAAAAAGCACCACGAATAGCTTTATTATAATACATTTGCTCATAATTATATAATGTATTTGATATAAAAGCTAAATTACTAATTTCATCTTGATTATTAGGATTATTGATGAAATCTGCATTAAAATAATCATTTATCTCTAATAATCGCATATAAATTTCCAAAATAGTTAATTTGTTTTTATATTCAATATCTTCAGATAAAATATTTTCACGAATTTCAAATAATTTATCAAAAAAAGCCAAATCATCTTTATTCTTAATTCCCCACTTTTCTAAGTTTTGAACATTTAAATAAGGAAAACTGACTTTATTTACAATATCTTTTAATATTTCTTGACCATTTTCAAATTCAGGTTTATTATATTTTTTAAATACTCCACCAAAACTTCTAACTCTACTTTTTTTACCAGTGACTTCAATACTCACATCTTTTTCAGCTGCAACAACATCATTTTCATACTGTTCCTGAATATTAAAAAGAATTTCTTTTGTTTCATCAGACAAATTACAGAGCTTCATTTTAAAATCAGTGTCAGTAAATGCCTTTAAGTTAAGCCATTTCTTTTCCCAGGAGTTCATTATATGATGATCTTTATCTTCTGAAATAACATAATAAATCAATGTTAAAATAGATTTAATTTCATCTTTATCCAGTAAATCTTTATTTCCTTTAATAGCATAAGGAATATTATTTTCATTAAGTAAATTCATTAATGGTTTAATACAATTACCATTACTAGTAACAGACCTTGTTAAAACAGCTATTTCATTATAATTATCAATTTTACCAGTTTCTTTTAAATATTTAATAAATTCGCAGATATTTTCTGCTTCATTATCTTTATCTTCATTAGAAATATAATAAATCGGGAAATCAATGTCCCTATTACCTTTTAAATCCTTTTCAGAATGAACATCTCTTTGAGGTTTAATAAGTGCTTCAGACACATCAATTATCTGATTAGTTGAACGATAATTTGTATTTAAACTTATTCTTTTAACATCATATTCATTAGATAACTGTTCAAAGTAATTGTCATAAGAACCTCTAAAACCATAAATACTTTGATCAATATCTCCTACAAAAGTAGCACTATCACAATTTTTCATTAAAATTTTAAAAATTTCCATTTGAATAGGATCAGTATCCTGGAATTCATCAATTAAAATATTTTTAAAAACAGAATCTGGATTTTCTCTAAGATATTCCAGTGCTTTTAGTTGCATATGACCAAAATCAATAACATTTTCTTTTTCCATTAATTCTTTATAAATTGGATAAGATTTAGCTACTTGTAAATACAAGGCATTGTAATAAGATTGTTTAAATTCCTTATTTTCCTTAACTTCCATTTTAGGAAATTTACCTTCATTTTCTTCCATATATTGTTCTACAAAATCAATGTAATCTTGACTAATTGGATAATTATCTTGAATATATTTTATAAGATTTTGTGAATCAACACCAAAAGTACAATATTCCTCATATTTATTAATAATGTTTTTAGCATCCCTTTTAGAAGCATAAGCTATTCCAGTGAATCCTAACTCTTCAAGATGTTTTCTAACAAACATATTAATTTTTTCACCTAAATCATCACCAATAATACTTAAATTAACATACCCTGCTTTTTCTAAAATTTTAGCACAAAAACCATGAATAGTAGATATCTGCATTTTTTGAACATCTAATTCTGATATATTATCTGTTTCTTCACTTAATCTTGTTTTTAATTCATTAGCTGCTTTTTTTGTAAAAGTAATAACAAGTAAACTTTCAGGATCAATACCTTTATTATTTAAAAGATATTTTACCCTTTCAATTAAAACTGTAGTTTTACCAGAACCTGGGCCTGCTTCAATTAAAAGAGGTTTTTTACCATCATACATAACAGCTGCTTCTTGATCTTCATTTAATTTTTTAGGTTTTATTTTTTGTTTTTTAGGTTTAGATGGAACAAATTTAGGTTGATTTTCAATTAAAATTTCTTCAGGAGGACTGTAAATTTCACTAATTTCTATATTATGAGTTTTTGCAAATTCTTTAATTGCTAAATCAATATGCTTTTTTAAATCACTTTTAGGAACATAATCCTTAATAATTAAATTTTCAAGCTCTTTATTACTTTTATCCGATGTTTGCTCGTTAATACTATTTAATTTAGATT encodes the following:
- a CDS encoding 3-dehydroquinate synthase II, whose translation is MENKFAWIMTPNKPWDDKKEMITTALESGISYVLDLEDCDKIQKLGNVKTVANSDDADIYLVGINGEGDGSLILSEDLNQSQDLQEAKKAKREGKTVCAYVEITDKNHEQLAVSLGSVADYIILISTDWTVIPLENIIADLQKEDVEIIAAVADEDGAKLAVETLEHGTDGVIFEANDFNQIKKIAQLVVDASKIKYDLKVATVTNVKPLGSGDRVCVDTTDMMKPGEGMLIGSYSKSLFLVHSESLESEYVASRPFRVNAGPVQAYVMVPGNKTRYLSELVAGDEVLIVNTKGETRTAYVGRSKIERRPLILIEAEYEGKTIRTLLQNAETIRIVDADDNPLSVADIKVGDEVKVYVESNARHFGIAIDETIIEQ
- a CDS encoding 2-amino-3,7-dideoxy-D-threo-hept-6-ulosonate synthase, which gives rise to MMIGKKIRLERIINRHTGRTVIAPMDHGVSDGPMKGIIDIDKTVESISQGGADAILMHKGIVEQGHRGYGKDIGLIVHLSASTSLAPNPNNKVIVTSVEKAIQLGADAVSVHVNLGSETESEMLQELGEISETCSYWGIPLLAMMYPRGQKVENEHDVELVKHAARVGSELGVDIVKTNYTGDPDSFKEVVEGALVPVVIAGGPKVDTDEELLQMVKDSIEVGGAGVAFGRNLFQAENPGKITRAISEVVHNNLEVDEALKFLK
- a CDS encoding UvrD-helicase domain-containing protein; translated protein: MPTNFEFLKEDYPDLFDWAHDMEKKVKQDPNGAINSGSKFFERILNILLENARIHPKETYVEKIIDLKNKKVIDSKSEKLLQKARKYRNDDRHSDSSSNERVALAFLKVIFNISVWFMEDYNNEIIHNSDFDTNILTQIEKESQVSKEDIEKFENKLLNMLEFKMEQINRKKEEVVNLVEDNYILKEDVGKIVNDAVNLAMIQSSEDKASLENKILNLSKENEELKRGFESKFNDLKINYSENNKEELVNFIADNYYSKEDVGKIVNDAVNLAMIQSSEDKANFKKELLNLSKKYDSSRKNLEDKIDNLTMEYSNADLSKFVTDNYAPKDEIYKIVSNEIENLKKESDEDKLNLEKMMLIINEENELMRKDFESKLNSINEQTSDKSNKELENLIIKDYVPKSDLKKHIDLAIKEFAKTHNIEISEIYSPPEEILIENQPKFVPSKPKKQKIKPKKLNEDQEAAVMYDGKKPLLIEAGPGSGKTTVLIERVKYLLNNKGIDPESLLVITFTKKAANELKTRLSEETDNISELDVQKMQISTIHGFCAKILEKAGYVNLSIIGDDLGEKINMFVRKHLEELGFTGIAYASKRDAKNIINKYEEYCTFGVDSQNLIKYIQDNYPISQDYIDFVEQYMEENEGKFPKMEVKENKEFKQSYYNALYLQVAKSYPIYKELMEKENVIDFGHMQLKALEYLRENPDSVFKNILIDEFQDTDPIQMEIFKILMKNCDSATFVGDIDQSIYGFRGSYDNYFEQLSNEYDVKRISLNTNYRSTNQIIDVSEALIKPQRDVHSEKDLKGNRDIDFPIYYISNEDKDNEAENICEFIKYLKETGKIDNYNEIAVLTRSVTSNGNCIKPLMNLLNENNIPYAIKGNKDLLDKDEIKSILTLIYYVISEDKDHHIMNSWEKKWLNLKAFTDTDFKMKLCNLSDETKEILFNIQEQYENDVVAAEKDVSIEVTGKKSRVRSFGGVFKKYNKPEFENGQEILKDIVNKVSFPYLNVQNLEKWGIKNKDDLAFFDKLFEIRENILSEDIEYKNKLTILEIYMRLLEINDYFNADFINNPNNQDEISNLAFISNTLYNYEQMYYNKAIRGAFWFLYTNIEDYGSSNVDPNGVQLMTVHKAKGLEFPVVIVASFSDKKFPSKFISPNPDNGYIHGKPAFFTPYEFLKYKDFENESEEVLIHEEEENRIIYVAMTRAQDILVLSSLVPPSDKENEITYKGSSLVEDLLINKNYAMSLQAKEIEIPKTVCKKPDFEEELLELSFTSLKSYLQCPFRNKLLNHFHFKISDKTQITYGKVIHKALEVINKRIKATGEYLGDDEVKNIVENLFYTNPNIAYDRKQKLKTDKLDDIVDNVIHYYHTFGNKIKVIDSEVQFNVKNKDYGITGAIDLIYETDDGKIGLLDYKYTSSEAKYMKWHKKQLYVYVGVLKSLEEWKNKEISELKVYAIKSRKLVGIPVDYDKINEIMQEMDTVAKNIDENKYPRQKDQHCNKCAFKRICGIDYVN